gggagtacagtgacgaggtaaacaaagacggccctgagcatcgatccgaacgccgtcagacggctgcgcgccgcatgagtcccagaaatggttgtctgaggccgaagcggaggcctggagggagatcaagtcaatgtccggaagaacggcactaatcatacggctggatgagaccagggagagagtaagcgaaggcggaaaaacaccggaggcagccgcggctttggcaatgcgatcggcgagagagtttcccctgatctcaaaagagtccccaatacaatgagcacgagtcttaacaatggctaaagagcgcgggagaagacacgctgtaataagatcagtaacaagcgaagaatgagaaatgggcttaccgtctgcagtggtgaacccacgcgaagcccaaatccgaccaaagtcatgagcaacgccgaaagcgtagcgtgaatcagtgtagatagtgacgtcggtgtcctgagcaataacacatgcacgggttagagcgtatagttcggcagcctgagccgaggagaaaggaagagaaaaagcttcaacagtttcatcaggaaggcggcacacagaataaccacacacaaagacgccgtcagaggggcgtgaacACGAGCCATCCACgaacagcgaatcacctgaaagtaaggGGGTGGaacgtaagtcggggcggatacttgtctcaaaaagaatgctagaaatgcagtcgtgtgtttcagaaggaagaaaatcatcctgtgaattgaggaggcgctgaagtgcgtgcgcgagagaatcaaaggaggaggagggcttaacagtaaggttctcggtggccaaaagaatagactcgtatccagagcgacgctgagcagataaatgctgggtactgaggttctttaaaacgtgcactacatcatgtgaggtgtggagaacgagcgggtgagacaaaaccagccgttcagcgtccgtgaccatgacagcacatgcagccaccgccctgaggcaagcagggagaccctgtgccacagaatcgagagttttagagaggaacgcacaaggccgcataccccccccgtgctcctgcgccaaaaccccagacgcagttccctgctggttgcacacatataaatgaaacggcaaacggtaattcggaagtccgagagcaggggccgagcataaagcctgtttcaaggccctgaaggccgtcagcatctcatcagaccacaccaggggctgagtcaaagggtccgagtgcagaattgcagagcgcagacacttgtcataggtggaacagtcaggaatccactggcggcagtaattgataagtcccaggaaagccatgagggcgtgttttgTGGCgggcacctgagtgtctaggatgacctgcacacgctcggggctgagcctgcgggagccctgggagagatcgtgacccagatatcgaacagtggggaggcagaactgaagcttagttcgtgagaccttgaaaccttcttgcgccagaagagagaggagagcgagtgtggctttagcgcaaaggtcctcgtcctccgccgttaccagaagatcatccgcgtattggagcacggaggagcccgaggggaggcacaaatcggccaaggcgtccctAACTACAGCTGTAAAAACCGCAGGAGAATCAACATACCCTTGGGGTAACCTAGTCCAGgtgtactgctttcccctgtgcgtaaaagcgaacaggggctgcgtgtcgtggcccacagggacgctgaaaaaggcagaacagagatcaattacagagaaaaacgcatgttcacacggaatcgaggccataagagagggaacgtctggaactaatggggcgactgggataattaactcattaatcttacgcaaatcctgggtgaaacgccacgtgccgttgggcttctgcaccgggttcactggagtgttataagggctaacacaggggacgaccacaccttgctctaggagagaacataaaacatcatcaatgccagacagcttagcgggggaaagggggtactgtttcaCATACACAGGCGAGGaatgtttaatgaccgcctcgtaaggggtacacttaacaaagcccacctcgtccttatgtttcgcccaaagagaagctgggagatcagaaagagagggtgtgaggtgggtaacggcacaagcagcattgagaaggttatgggggagagaaagagaggtgagggcaagagcagccgacgaggtttcgtctggtatgtcaacaaccatgtgtgagccactaaaagaaatagagagccctaggaggctcatgaggtcccgtccaagcaggttaaaagggcaatcaggcatgcaaacaaaggagtgagaaaacttcagtaaaggatcaagggcacaagtaacagaaagggggggcgtgcaactggaatggaaaggaaccccttctattcccacagagcttacagaccgtgtagataaaggacccgcatattccctccccactgaggacatggtagccccggtgtcgagtaaaaaaggatattcagtccctgccaggcataaaacaatagtgggaagatcttcattaagaggggagctgaataaaagatttaacatagcaacggtcggggtttcatcgctctgagggcagccctatgggcgggaaaaatccctctGCCCAGAAGGGCTCGGGGCAGCGTGAATGGCAGGTTTTTCACGTTCCCGTTCATCACGCTGTCTCGCATGGCACTCTCTTATCCAATgtccctcttttccacaatagtggcactttccatttctcctccctcccccaccGCGCGGCCCcattcggcgacccctctcctgtcggcCATCCA
The DNA window shown above is from Neoarius graeffei isolate fNeoGra1 chromosome 18, fNeoGra1.pri, whole genome shotgun sequence and carries:
- the LOC132865936 gene encoding protein NYNRIN-like — protein: MAFLGLINYCRQWIPDCSTYDKCLRSAILHSDPLTQPLVWSDEMLTAFRALKQALCSAPALGLPNYRLPFHLYVCNQQGTASGVLAQEHGGGMRPCAFLSKTLDSVAQGLPACLRAVAACAVMVTDAERLVLSHPLVLHTSHDVVHVLKNLSTQHLSAQRRSGYESILLATENLTVKPSSSFDSLAHALQRLLNSQDDFLPSETHDCISSILFETSIRPDLRSTPLLSGDSLFVDGSCSRPSDGVFVCGYSVCRLPDETVEAFSLPFSSAQAAELYALTRACVIAQDTDVTIYTDSRYAFGVAHDFGRIWASRGFTTADGIPFPASGVIRFRLIYKEGMVGASRRLLN